A single genomic interval of Camelina sativa cultivar DH55 chromosome 11, Cs, whole genome shotgun sequence harbors:
- the LOC104726204 gene encoding mitogen-activated protein kinase kinase 6, with protein sequence MVKIKSNLKQLKLLSVPAQETPISSFLTASGTFHDGDFLLNQKGLRLTSDEKQSRPSDSKELDFEITAEDLETVKVIGKGSGGVVQLVRHKWVGKFFAMKVIQMNIQEEIRKQIVQELKINQASSQCPHVVVCYHSFYHNGAFSLVLEYMDRGSLADVIRQVKTILEPYLAVVCKQVLQGLVYLHNERHVIHRDIKPSNLLVNHKGEVKISDFGVSASLASSMGQRDTFVGTYNYMSPERISGSTYDYSSDIWSLGMSVLECAIGRFPYLESEDQQNPPSFYELLAAIVENPPPTAPSDQFSPEFCSFVSACIQKDPPARASSLDLLSHPFIKKFEDKDIDLGILVGSLEPPVNYLR encoded by the exons gACTGCGAGTGGAACGTTTCATGATGGAGATTTTCTTCTGAATCAAAAGGGGCTTAGGTTGACGTCAGATGAGAAGCAATCAAGG CCATCTGATAGCAAAGAGCTTGATTTCGAAATCACTGCTGAAGACTTAGAGACTGTGAAAGTCATCGGAAAAGGCAGTGGTGGAGTTGTTCAACTAGTTCGACATAAATGGGTTGGCAAATTCTTTGCTATGAAG GTCATACAGATGAATATACAAGAAGAAATCCGGAAGCAAATTGTCCAGGAGCTCAAAATTAACCAAGCATCATCACAATGTCCACATGTAGTTGTTTGCTACCACTCTTTCTATCACAATGGGGCCTTTTCACTTGTCCTCGAATATATGGATCGGGGATCTCTTGCGGATGTGATACGACAAGTGAAGACTATTCTTGAACCTTACCTTGCTGTTGTCTGTAAACAG GTTTTGCAAGGCCTTGTGTACCTCCACAACGAAAGACATGTCATACACAGAGACATTAAACCATCAAACCTTCTTGTCAACCATAAAGGGGAAGTGAAAATCTCAGATTTTGGTGTAAGTGCAAGTCTTGCTAGCTCCATGGGACAGAGGGACACATTTGTTGGAACCTACAACTATATGTCG CCTGAGAGGATCAGTGGAAGCACATATGACTACAGCAGTGACATTTGGAGTTTGGGCATGTCAGTGTTAGAATGCGCAATAGGAAGATTCCCTTACTTAGAATCTGAAGATCAGCAAAACCCGCCAAGCTTTTATGAGCTCTTGGCAGCAATCGTAGAGAATCCACCACCAACTGCTCCTTCTGATCAATTCTCACCTGAATTCTGCTCCTTTGTATCAGCCTG CATACAAAAAGATCCTCCAGCAAGAGCATCATCTTTGGACCTCTTG AGTCATCCATTCATAAAAAAGTTTGAGGACAAGGATATTGATCTCGGGATACTTGTTGGTAGTCTGGAACCACCTGTTAACTATCTTAGATAA